A single genomic interval of halophilic archaeon DL31 harbors:
- a CDS encoding hypothetical protein (KEGG: hma:rrnAC1321 hypothetical protein) has translation MSLREAFGQARLLTLLLLAGMGWIVFTAVQVVGNINYWGPSNVGQTASVGIIGLVMLAAVLVLSMGLFSGLGSSEPAPQAWPPENDDI, from the coding sequence ATGAGTCTGAGAGAGGCATTCGGACAGGCACGACTGCTCACCCTGCTCCTTCTGGCCGGGATGGGCTGGATCGTTTTCACCGCCGTGCAGGTGGTCGGCAACATCAACTACTGGGGACCATCGAACGTCGGCCAGACGGCCAGCGTCGGCATCATCGGGCTGGTGATGCTGGCGGCGGTGCTCGTGCTCTCGATGGGACTGTTCAGTGGACTGGGCAGTTCTGAGCCGGCTCCACAGGCGTGGCCGCCGGAGAACGACGACATCTGA
- a CDS encoding hypothetical protein (KEGG: htu:Htur_2357 hypothetical protein) — protein MRLEVRIGERLADAAAEWAESRMQEPEEALEQKLEQALLEVEHLASGTTELEFDLENGETLVYEPSEDLEELLEQQAERAGIDPETILGLHLELFARTFLPDDSIQAGVGPGAPVDPEDW, from the coding sequence ATGCGCCTCGAAGTACGCATCGGCGAGCGACTCGCCGACGCGGCCGCAGAGTGGGCCGAGAGCCGGATGCAGGAACCCGAGGAAGCGCTCGAACAGAAACTCGAGCAGGCGTTGCTCGAAGTAGAGCATCTGGCCTCCGGTACCACCGAACTCGAGTTCGACCTCGAGAACGGCGAGACGTTGGTGTACGAACCGAGCGAGGACCTGGAGGAACTGCTCGAGCAACAGGCTGAGCGGGCCGGCATCGACCCCGAGACGATTCTCGGTCTTCATCTGGAGCTGTTCGCCCGGACGTTCTTGCCGGACGACAGCATCCAGGCTGGCGTCGGGCCGGGCGCGCCGGTCGATCCCGAGGATTGGTGA
- a CDS encoding multi-sensor signal transduction histidine kinase (KEGG: hma:rrnAC2789 HTR-like protein~PFAM: ATP-binding region, ATPase-like; PAS fold-4; Signal transduction histidine kinase, subgroup 1, dimerisation/phosphoacceptor region~SMART: ATP-binding region, ATPase-like) — MFERVPWLAVGSLAAGLISLGFIQFLWSYRRKPGGRFFIATIACEALWSLSYGAALLVFDPAYRMLFEIPIWFAINFIGVFFLAFALEYTGRGELLRSRWMAGVVGIQSLHTLIVVTNPLHNIAWSNYHIEPVYGVATVVYSHTPWLFINATGYIFMIAAASFLLVDTVISYGRLYRLQAAAIAVSPIFPGLPFLLWLIQVGGTPPLNLTPLLFPVHLAFDMYAFFARDMFDMVPAARRVADRAAVEDLGSPVLIVDANRTLIRLNTAAAGALAVDADAVLGDPLDQYLEDLDLESDDQSVSLRVGGRIREFAVSTSALRDSSDTLVGTTVVLQDITAEREREQRLAVLNRVLRHNLRNDLNVVQGFIEIARERVDDPELKRYLDTAEQNTRGVIELGEKARDIERVVGSEQRVPSTLVLQTELTEIRAKLLEDHPDASITLDVPPEVTLEADELLVDRVLRNLLANAVEHGGGEVRVSVRVEERHNEPHVVVTVADTGPGIPEHELNVLEALEETALEHGSGLGLWLVKWGVGALGGTVTFDTTDGTTVTLALPRGEPGPPAT, encoded by the coding sequence GTGTTTGAGCGCGTGCCGTGGCTCGCTGTCGGTTCCCTGGCGGCTGGACTCATCTCTCTCGGATTTATCCAGTTTCTCTGGTCCTACCGGCGGAAACCCGGCGGGCGCTTCTTCATCGCCACGATTGCGTGCGAGGCGCTCTGGTCGCTGTCCTACGGGGCCGCGTTGCTCGTCTTCGACCCGGCCTACCGGATGCTGTTCGAGATCCCGATCTGGTTCGCCATCAACTTCATCGGCGTCTTTTTCCTCGCGTTCGCGCTCGAGTACACCGGGCGCGGCGAGCTGCTGCGCTCTCGCTGGATGGCGGGTGTCGTCGGTATCCAGTCACTGCATACGCTGATTGTCGTCACTAATCCGCTCCACAATATCGCGTGGAGCAACTACCACATCGAACCGGTCTACGGGGTCGCGACGGTGGTCTACAGCCACACGCCGTGGCTGTTCATCAACGCAACTGGCTACATCTTCATGATCGCGGCCGCCTCGTTCCTGCTGGTGGATACGGTCATCAGCTACGGGCGGCTCTACCGGCTACAGGCCGCCGCTATCGCCGTCTCGCCGATCTTCCCCGGACTACCGTTCCTGCTCTGGCTCATCCAGGTCGGTGGGACGCCACCACTCAACCTCACCCCGCTGCTGTTCCCGGTCCACCTGGCGTTCGACATGTACGCGTTCTTCGCCCGGGACATGTTCGATATGGTCCCCGCTGCGAGGCGGGTGGCTGACCGGGCCGCCGTTGAAGACCTGGGGTCGCCAGTCCTCATCGTCGACGCCAACAGGACACTCATCCGGCTCAACACCGCGGCTGCAGGCGCGCTGGCCGTCGATGCCGATGCTGTCCTCGGCGACCCGTTGGATCAGTATCTGGAGGATCTCGACCTCGAGAGTGACGACCAGTCAGTTTCGCTCCGCGTCGGGGGCCGTATCCGGGAGTTCGCCGTCTCCACCTCCGCACTGCGAGATTCCTCGGATACGCTCGTCGGGACGACTGTTGTCCTACAGGACATCACCGCCGAGCGCGAGCGTGAGCAGCGCCTGGCTGTATTGAACCGGGTGCTCCGGCACAACCTCCGGAACGACCTCAACGTCGTCCAGGGGTTCATTGAGATCGCACGGGAGCGCGTCGACGATCCGGAACTGAAGCGCTATCTCGACACCGCCGAACAGAACACGCGGGGGGTTATCGAACTCGGGGAGAAGGCCCGGGACATCGAGCGAGTGGTCGGCTCTGAACAGCGAGTACCGAGCACGCTCGTCCTGCAGACGGAACTCACGGAAATCCGGGCGAAACTGCTTGAGGACCACCCCGACGCCAGTATCACGCTCGACGTCCCCCCGGAGGTGACGCTGGAAGCCGACGAACTGCTTGTCGACCGCGTGCTCAGGAATCTGCTCGCCAACGCAGTCGAGCACGGCGGTGGAGAGGTGCGTGTGAGTGTCCGGGTGGAGGAACGCCACAATGAGCCACACGTGGTCGTCACCGTCGCCGATACCGGACCCGGGATTCCCGAGCACGAACTCAACGTGCTCGAGGCGCTTGAGGAGACGGCACTGGAACACGGGAGCGGGC
- a CDS encoding hypothetical protein (KEGG: htu:Htur_2360 hypothetical protein) yields the protein MTDRIDLDDVESPTSEEEKPNPGDWLWRGEGSPDDEPAAPAYDMDIGADDFGADDAATPRIPRENDDKPVGVPVDSGGAGAAPASDQEAASGGMPPSAYQDDESSSGGDERAGDQPKAAWSEAAANHGADPQDATPGAPSSVDVDPNAAGNTAGGDHSRGAEWEDAQPVQKSSSTPGAASHGSAPTRTVDMTMALSYRAMRRLENVHAALADAENWTDYLGIVGDVDATVINKYQRDNVLDLDFFNGSGTGPAERLAAVGTNSMFYAERMVLVGVDEREQAWAQEADWEFIPLETAADEADWALDDN from the coding sequence ATGACCGATAGAATCGACTTAGACGACGTCGAATCGCCCACCAGCGAGGAGGAGAAACCCAACCCAGGGGACTGGCTCTGGCGCGGCGAAGGGAGCCCGGACGATGAGCCAGCGGCGCCTGCGTACGACATGGATATCGGGGCTGACGACTTCGGTGCCGATGACGCCGCCACGCCGCGCATCCCGCGGGAGAACGACGACAAACCCGTTGGGGTCCCCGTCGACAGCGGAGGCGCGGGCGCAGCGCCCGCGAGCGACCAGGAGGCCGCCAGCGGTGGAATGCCGCCATCTGCGTATCAGGACGACGAGTCGAGCAGCGGCGGAGACGAACGCGCTGGTGACCAGCCGAAAGCGGCGTGGAGCGAGGCCGCCGCGAACCACGGCGCGGACCCACAGGATGCGACGCCAGGGGCGCCTTCGAGCGTCGACGTAGACCCCAACGCAGCAGGGAACACTGCTGGAGGCGACCACTCCCGTGGTGCGGAGTGGGAAGACGCCCAGCCAGTCCAGAAATCGTCCTCGACGCCCGGTGCAGCCTCCCACGGCTCGGCACCCACCCGCACGGTGGACATGACGATGGCGTTATCCTACCGCGCTATGCGTCGCCTGGAGAACGTTCACGCTGCGCTCGCCGACGCCGAGAACTGGACTGATTACCTCGGGATAGTCGGCGACGTGGACGCGACAGTCATCAACAAGTACCAGCGCGATAACGTGCTGGACCTTGACTTCTTCAACGGCTCCGGAACGGGACCCGCCGAACGGCTGGCGGCCGTAGGGACGAACTCGATGTTCTACGCCGAGCGGATGGTGCTGGTCGGGGTCGACGAGCGAGAGCAGGCCTGGGCCCAGGAGGCCGACTGGGAGTTCATCCCGCTCGAGACCGCCGCCGACGAGGCCGACTGGGCCTTGGATGATAACTGA
- a CDS encoding Aldehyde ferredoxin oxidoreductase (PFAM: Aldehyde ferredoxin oxidoreductase, C-terminal; Aldehyde ferredoxin oxidoreductase, N-terminal~KEGG: htu:Htur_4742 aldehyde ferredoxin oxidoreductase~SMART: Aldehyde ferredoxin oxidoreductase, N-terminal) → MHRDAVLRVDLSAGTVRRESVPERWRRRYLGGKGLGARYLYDELEADTDPLGPQNRLCFALGPLSGYLPGETRYAAVTKSPLTGTFLDSYAGGSFPETLAGALPDCLGIVVEGAAEEPVSLIIDEAGARLEPAENWGADTVETAEAYPNASVACIGPAGEQEVLYATVASDAGEHHAGRGGVGAVMGSKQLKAVVVRGENPDIPPAIEALREQTTADYADHATGRWQAASGTLESVDFADEVGALATEGWQAGHFAGSESVGIAAAQEAAVGRERDGERVPGGFRVRTENGESVPRGATPISLGAGLGIDDFDAVATLGATCDRLGIDVIEAGSVVAWAVLAGEAGLVEESVEFGDGEGAKKLVERVATREDDLADALAEGVGAAAARFAGDGSGALSGKELMPTVKAMALPGYDPRGAAGMALAYATSDRGGCHRRARPVEEEVFADRTREETVRHVADAQTARSVLWSLVADDFLGDVLREDFGAEWLQAVGIDHDAGSLARVGERIWTLVRLFNAREGFDRADDELPARLRQPREDGSVVDPEAFEQTLDAYYGYRGWGHDGLPTHELVAAVGLTGTVDDETPLSSVDAITTEGDT, encoded by the coding sequence ATGCACCGGGACGCAGTGCTGCGTGTCGATCTCTCTGCGGGAACGGTTCGTCGAGAATCGGTCCCTGAGCGATGGCGTCGCCGCTACCTGGGTGGGAAAGGGCTCGGCGCACGCTACCTCTACGATGAACTCGAGGCCGACACCGACCCGCTGGGCCCTCAGAATCGGCTCTGTTTCGCGCTCGGCCCGCTCTCGGGCTACCTCCCGGGAGAGACGCGCTACGCTGCCGTCACGAAATCCCCGCTCACGGGAACGTTCCTCGATTCCTACGCCGGCGGGAGCTTCCCCGAGACGTTGGCGGGAGCGCTGCCGGACTGTCTCGGGATTGTCGTTGAAGGCGCCGCCGAGGAACCGGTCTCCCTGATCATCGACGAGGCGGGTGCCCGGCTCGAACCGGCAGAGAATTGGGGTGCTGATACTGTCGAGACGGCCGAGGCCTATCCAAACGCCTCGGTCGCCTGTATCGGCCCGGCAGGGGAGCAGGAGGTCCTCTACGCGACCGTCGCCTCAGATGCTGGGGAACACCACGCTGGCCGTGGCGGCGTCGGCGCGGTGATGGGGTCGAAACAGTTGAAGGCGGTCGTGGTTCGAGGCGAGAACCCCGACATTCCGCCAGCGATCGAAGCGCTACGCGAGCAGACCACCGCCGACTACGCCGACCACGCGACGGGACGGTGGCAAGCCGCCAGCGGAACGCTCGAGTCAGTCGACTTCGCCGACGAGGTGGGCGCCCTTGCCACAGAAGGCTGGCAGGCAGGCCACTTTGCGGGGAGCGAATCAGTCGGCATCGCGGCTGCACAGGAGGCTGCGGTCGGGCGTGAACGGGACGGTGAGCGCGTCCCTGGTGGCTTCCGGGTCCGAACTGAGAACGGTGAGAGCGTTCCGCGGGGCGCAACCCCGATCAGTCTCGGCGCAGGGCTGGGCATCGACGACTTCGACGCTGTTGCGACGCTCGGGGCGACCTGTGACCGCCTCGGAATCGACGTTATCGAGGCCGGCAGCGTCGTCGCCTGGGCAGTCCTCGCTGGGGAGGCAGGACTGGTCGAGGAGTCCGTGGAGTTCGGCGACGGCGAGGGTGCCAAGAAGCTGGTCGAGCGCGTCGCTACCCGTGAAGACGATCTCGCCGACGCACTCGCAGAGGGTGTGGGCGCGGCGGCTGCCCGGTTCGCCGGCGACGGCTCGGGAGCGCTCTCGGGCAAGGAACTGATGCCGACGGTGAAGGCGATGGCGCTGCCAGGCTACGACCCACGCGGGGCCGCCGGGATGGCGCTGGCCTACGCCACGTCGGACCGCGGCGGCTGCCACCGGCGCGCTCGCCCAGTCGAGGAGGAAGTGTTCGCCGACCGAACGCGGGAGGAGACAGTCCGACACGTCGCCGACGCCCAGACGGCCCGCTCGGTGCTCTGGAGCCTCGTCGCTGACGACTTCCTCGGCGATGTGCTCCGGGAGGATTTCGGTGCCGAGTGGCTCCAGGCGGTCGGTATCGACCACGACGCTGGCTCGTTGGCCCGGGTGGGCGAGCGCATCTGGACCCTCGTCCGGCTGTTCAACGCGCGTGAGGGGTTCGACCGAGCAGACGACGAACTCCCGGCACGACTGCGTCAGCCACGAGAGGACGGCTCCGTGGTCGACCCGGAGGCGTTCGAGCAGACACTCGACGCCTACTACGGCTACCGCGGTTGGGGCCACGACGGCCTCCCCACTCACGAACTCGTGGCTGCAGTCGGTTTGACCGGAACTGTTGACGATGAGACACCGCTGTCCAGTGTGGATGCCATCACCACGGAGGGAGACACATGA
- a CDS encoding cytoplasmic chaperone TorD (KEGG: hma:rrnAC1330 cytoplasmic chaperone TorD) translates to MMDDNAVYEARLELVDFVIEVFHDTPDEAFIERLLTGEVAMPGEAVNDHLDAGFEELRQFIEQNEGRDPAEVENELAKEYTRIMVGPRPDVLPHETFYRDDTDFISEGLADVEASFGAAGWSPPEEYGEENDHVAVEFAFLRFLIERQRTGMEETIGFERVFLDEHLLTWLGEFADHLNEETDEPLFLAAAHIAVGTAAFEDEIIAQLL, encoded by the coding sequence ATGATGGACGATAACGCTGTCTACGAAGCCAGACTCGAGCTGGTCGACTTCGTCATCGAAGTCTTCCACGACACGCCAGACGAGGCGTTCATCGAGCGGCTACTGACCGGTGAGGTAGCGATGCCCGGCGAGGCGGTCAACGACCACCTCGACGCGGGCTTCGAGGAACTGCGGCAGTTCATCGAACAGAACGAGGGACGAGATCCAGCTGAGGTCGAGAACGAACTCGCGAAGGAGTACACCCGCATCATGGTCGGCCCGCGACCCGACGTCCTCCCCCACGAGACGTTCTACCGCGACGACACCGACTTCATCAGTGAAGGGCTGGCCGATGTCGAGGCGTCCTTCGGCGCCGCGGGTTGGAGCCCGCCCGAGGAGTATGGTGAGGAAAACGACCACGTCGCGGTAGAGTTTGCGTTCCTGCGCTTCCTCATCGAGCGCCAACGCACCGGCATGGAGGAGACGATTGGATTCGAGCGCGTCTTTCTCGACGAACACCTGCTCACGTGGTTGGGGGAGTTCGCCGACCATCTGAACGAAGAGACAGACGAACCGTTGTTCCTCGCAGCTGCGCATATTGCCGTGGGGACCGCGGCCTTCGAGGACGAAATCATCGCGCAGTTGCTCTGA
- a CDS encoding hypothetical protein (KEGG: hmu:Hmuk_1398 hypothetical protein), protein MGQLGEDAERSQQAEIETPFESTLFDVAQTTQGLYAVGNGGTLVADRGDGWEMIFDDGPSTRQNQIRAMDVTAESDNFDGRDETNEGDGNKMKNPDKQQHDERMKDAIDEQQAQSQ, encoded by the coding sequence ATGGGACAACTGGGTGAGGACGCTGAGCGGTCGCAGCAGGCAGAAATCGAGACGCCGTTCGAGAGTACGCTGTTTGACGTGGCACAGACCACGCAAGGACTCTACGCTGTTGGGAACGGCGGGACGCTGGTCGCCGACCGTGGCGACGGCTGGGAGATGATCTTCGACGACGGGCCGAGCACACGGCAAAACCAGATTCGAGCGATGGACGTGACCGCCGAGAGCGACAATTTCGACGGTCGCGACGAGACCAACGAGGGAGACGGGAACAAGATGAAGAACCCCGACAAACAGCAGCACGACGAACGGATGAAGGACGCCATCGACGAGCAGCAGGCGCAGTCCCAGTAA